A section of the Drosophila sechellia strain sech25 chromosome 3L, ASM438219v1, whole genome shotgun sequence genome encodes:
- the LOC6605741 gene encoding uncharacterized protein LOC6605741, whose amino-acid sequence MNQSGVHKKKPRIRNRQRNKINQVQQDQGESPDKSAPLESNGSKAATSIESKSPVENPLLTSGNPLLESLSQIGQVENPQENDTIRLIQQLLRRKLLAKNSAVPSSENKASTDPVKIVTQPKEIKSEEKKPKISSASVTPKVKTEAKASGISKEEEINDLLKCLGSKLPKGSGESPAAALFSNLGKLFSQAPPSDVESSDEEVEEYVEYIYKPRQYFMASLCNFCKSDLCAQNRIPCSRCGLSYYCSSGHMKEDQEHRQLCYALRQTVDRNGHEMFYKCGDFSDEQFRSYRIVCIRQVEKEMNRQLSATERELLLFPLICADSKCREHRFKRLSMCGGCGELAFCRDKPEHRGKEHAKWCGAYQIFKAFIMFQEKFGRMEPSLPRKILRELPMACSNTKQVMKKLSFNVTNECEYAALTQVSTGPLTAWFALKLCERLRNCEEMTLHLIGAEIEFEADMLQKWELFLLHITPAVKTLNVVFVGPELNPNNISFEQLKKIKCCRFCRKAQRTVNYLFENSLYHDYCKEAHFLQPNLICFFNCGLYRSTGFALEDTWPDTIQAALNLNCPIVVTSYTKYEAPLDMIQFINQSNRHFNVVMPPTVNPFSSEKPERNFISDNEAPFMYKNFYCFVVD is encoded by the exons ATGAACCAGTCGGGGGTCCACAAAAAGAAGCCAAGGATTCGGAATCGCCAGCGCAACAAGATCAACCAGGTGCAGCAGGATCAGGGGGAATCTCCAGATAAAAGTGCTCCACTCGAAAGTAATGGCTCAAAAGCGGCAACTTCTATAGAAAGTAAATCTCCGGTGGAAAATCCCTTACTTACAAGTGGAAACCCTCTGCTTGAATCTTTATCACAAATTGGTCAAGTGGAAAATCCGCAAGAGAACGATACAATTCGGCTGATACAGCAACTGTTACGTAGGAAATTATTGGCCAAAAATAGTGCTGTGCCATCCAGTGAAAATAAGGCATCAACTGATCCGGTCAAAATAGTTACCCAACCAAAGGAAATCAAAAGTGAAGAGAAGAAACCAAAGATTTCGAGTGCTTCGGTGACTCCAAAAGTCAAAACAGAAGCCAAGGCATCTGGAATTTCCAAAGAAGAGGAAATAAATGATCTGCTCAAGTGCTTGGGCAGCAAATTGCCAAAGG GATCTGGTGAATCCCCAGCAGCCGCTTTATTCAGCAATCTTGGAAAGCTTTTCAGCCAAGCGCCGCCCAGCGATGTCGAGTCATCCGATGAGGAAGTGGAGGAGTATGTGGAGTACATCTATAAGCCAAGGCAATACTTTATGGCCTCCCTGTGCAAT TTCTGCAAATCAGATCTGTGCGCCCAGAATCGGATACCCTGCTCCCGCTGTGGACTGAGCTACTACTGCAGCAGTGGGCACATGAAAGAAGACCAGGAGCACCGCCAGCTATGCTACGCCCTGCGCCAGACGGTGGACCGCAATG GTCACGAGATGTTCTACAAGTGCGGCGACTTCAGTGACGAACAGTTCCGTTCCTACCGGATCGTGTGCATTCGCCAGGTGGAGAAGGAGATGAATCGTCAGCTCAGCGCAACGGAGAGGGAGTTGCTCCTATTCCCTCTGATCTGTGCCGACTCAAAGTGCCGGGAGCATCGCTTTAAACGTCTATCCATGTGCGGAGGATGTGGCGAGTTGGCTTTCTGCAGGGATAAGCCGGAGCACCGAGGCAAGGAGCACGCCAAGTGGTGTGGAGCCTACCAGATTTTCAAGGCCTTCATCATGTTTCAGGAAAAGTTCGGCCGCATGGAGCCATCTCTGCCCAGAAAGATTCTTAGAGAGCTGCCCATGGCTTGCTCCAACACCAAGCAGGTGATGAAGAAGCTAAGCTTTA ATGTTACCAACGAGTGTGAGTACGCAGCACTTACCCAGGTGTCCACTGGCCCATTAACTGCCTGGTTTGCCCTGAAACTTTGCGAGCGCCTCAGAAACTGCGAGGAGATGACTCTTCACTTAATTGGAGCCGAGATCGAATTCGAGGCGGATATGCTGCAGAAATGGGAACTCTTCCTGCTCCACATAACGCCAGCGGTGAAAACTCTGAATGTGGTCTTTGTTGGACCTGAACTTAATCCTAACAATATATCCTTTGAACAGCTAAAGAAAATCAA ATGCTGCCGTTTCTGCAGAAAAGCCCAGAGAACGGTTAACTATCTTTTTGAGAATAGTTTATATCACGATTACTGCAAAGAGGCGCACTTTCTTCAGCCGAATTTGA TTTGCTTCTTTAACTGCGGTCTGTACCGATCAACTGGTTTCGCTCTGGAGGATACTTGGCCAGATACCATTCAAGCCGCACTTAATCTCAACTGCCCCATCGTAGTTACTTCCTATACAAAATACGAGGCCCCGTTGGATATGATTCAATTTATCAACCAATCGAATCGGCATTTCAATGTCGTAATGCCACCAACTGTAAATCCGTTTTCCTCGGAAAAGCCAGAACGTAATTTTATATCAGATAATGAAGCGCCTTTTATGTATAAGAACTTTTACTGTTTTGTTGTTGACTAA
- the LOC6605744 gene encoding uncharacterized protein LOC6605744 isoform X3, translating to MRRRKVLICWAALQAGSSILTCLLLLLTTGQNPQQVAAGIVPPPWSDPAQNPCASMSGGWQLLYWAPLKKCFKIFTLGYPCPATMELSPTAVSAKRKDAPAAECRCPPGTALSPLHENVCYKLYERGPCQPEEYFQPVPDQVRRTATGNRWGTCKRPLHCPEDMLYWPRDNKCYARHGKGPCSRGKLLVRNEEGLAECRCEDVGELASFYYPAEESCYEHYTKGPCSTPGHIFLPGGRCDCQRHLPHYHAPHQMCYELDTPGPCPPGHIFRIPDEVQETTGTTLQLLPRAQCQCKEGYVPWSDGICYRLYTRGPCGPNEFLVNGTSCVRNFCGKNRLYFPAEDSCYRIGSQGPCALHQVVIFDFTARPSIDGISYNGMCGCSGVLTNLDQQCTGDGADKEQNICESTPGMVEINGQCHKLYSRGPCGAGQWLEPLKSQATNGTSILVHASRAKCVCRPGYTPSESDQRGMSNCSAPSVSLARYLTNERLNSKFLNDLHLGGTT from the exons ATGAGGCGTCGCAAAGTGCTCATCTGCTGGGCTGCTCTGCAGGCGGGCAGCTCCATTCTCACCTGCCTGCTTCTCCTACTGACCACCGGCCAGAATCCGCAGCAGGTGGCGGCCGGAATAGTGCCGCCTCCGTGGAGTGATCCCGCACAGAATCCGTGCGCCAGCATGTCCGGTGGCTGGCAGTTGCTGTACTGGGCACCTCTGAAGAAGTGCTTCAAGATCTTCACCCTCGGCTATCCATGTCCGGCAACCATGGAGCTCAGTCCCACCGCAGTCAGTGCCAAGCGGAAGGATGCACCTGCAGCCGAGTGCCGCTGCCCTCCGGGAACTGCACTTAGTCCGCTTCACGAGAATGTGTGCTACAAGCTATACGAACGGGGACCCTGCCAACCCGAGGAGTACTTCCAACCCGTGCCGGATCAGGTCAGGAG AACCGCAACCGGCAACCGTTGGGGTACGTGCAAGCGACCGCTGCATTGCCCGGAGGACATGCTCTACTGGCCGAGGGACAACAAGTGCTATGCGAGGCATGGAAAGGGTCCATGCAGCCGCGGAAAACTTCTCGTTCGCAACGAGGAGGGACTGGCCGAGTGCCGCTGCGAGGATGTTGGCGAGTTGGCCTCGTTCTACTATCCGGCGGAGGAGTCTTGCTATGAACACTACACCAAAGGACCCTGCTCGACGCCGGGTCACATCTTCTTGCCCGGCGGGCGATGCGACTGCCAGCGGCACTTGCCGCACTATCATGCTCCGCATCAAATGTGCTATGAGCTGG ACACCCCTGGTCCCTGCCCACCTGGTCACATCTTCCGCATACCCGACGAGGTCCAGGAGACAACGGGCACCACCCTGCAGCTTTTGCCGCGTGCCCAGTGCCAGTGCAAGGAGGGCTATGTGCCCTGGAGCGATGGCATCTGCTATCGCCTGTACACAAGGGGTCCCTGTGGGCCCAATGAGTTCCTGGTCAACGGAACCAGCTGTGTGCGCAACTTCTGTGGCAAGAATCGCCTGTACTTCCCAGCGGAAGATTCTTGCTACAGGATTGGATCTCAAGGCCCATGTGCCCTACATCAGGTGGTGATCTTCGACTTCACCGCCAGGCCATCCATCGATGGCATCTCCTACAATGGAATGTGCGGTTGTTCCGGTGTCCTCACTAATCTGGATCAGCAGTGCACGGGAGATGGTGCGGATAAGGAACAGAATATATGCGAGTCCACGCCCGGAATGGTGGAGATCAATGGGCAGTGCCACAAGCTGTATAGCCGAGGACCCTGCGGCGCGGGTCAGTGGTTAGAGCCACTGAAATCCCAAGCCACGAATGGCACCTCGATTTTGGTCCACGCCAGTCGAGCAAAGTGCGTCTGCCGGCCGGGTTACACGCCCTCGGAGTCGGATCAACGCGGCATGAGCAACTGCAGCGCTCCGAGTGTCAGCCTGGCGAGGTATTTAACCAACGAGCGACTCAACTCGAAGTTTCTCAATGATCTGCACCTTGGTGGGACCACCTAA
- the LOC6605744 gene encoding uncharacterized protein LOC6605744 isoform X2, with protein MQNEQGNQISESKRFTMRRRKVLICWAALQAGSSILTCLLLLLTTGQNPQQVAAGIVPPPWSDPAQNPCASMSGGWQLLYWAPLKKCFKIFTLGYPCPATMELSPTAVSAKRKDAPAAECRCPPGTALSPLHENVCYKLYERGPCQPEEYFQPVPDQVRRTATGNRWGTCKRPLHCPEDMLYWPRDNKCYARHGKGPCSRGKLLVRNEEGLAECRCEDVGELASFYYPAEESCYEHYTKGPCSTPGHIFLPGGRCDCQRHLPHYHAPHQMCYELDTPGPCPPGHIFRIPDEVQETTGTTLQLLPRAQCQCKEGYVPWSDGICYRLYTRGPCGPNEFLVNGTSCVRNFCGKNRLYFPAEDSCYRIGSQGPCALHQVVIFDFTARPSIDGISYNGMCGCSGVLTNLDQQCTGDGADKEQNICESTPGMVEINGQCHKLYSRGPCGAGQWLEPLKSQATNGTSILVHASRAKCVCRPGYTPSESDQRGMSNCSAPSVSLARWFLEIFG; from the exons ATGCAAAACGAACAAGGAAACCAGATCAGCGAATCCAAAAG ATTCACCATGAGGCGTCGCAAAGTGCTCATCTGCTGGGCTGCTCTGCAGGCGGGCAGCTCCATTCTCACCTGCCTGCTTCTCCTACTGACCACCGGCCAGAATCCGCAGCAGGTGGCGGCCGGAATAGTGCCGCCTCCGTGGAGTGATCCCGCACAGAATCCGTGCGCCAGCATGTCCGGTGGCTGGCAGTTGCTGTACTGGGCACCTCTGAAGAAGTGCTTCAAGATCTTCACCCTCGGCTATCCATGTCCGGCAACCATGGAGCTCAGTCCCACCGCAGTCAGTGCCAAGCGGAAGGATGCACCTGCAGCCGAGTGCCGCTGCCCTCCGGGAACTGCACTTAGTCCGCTTCACGAGAATGTGTGCTACAAGCTATACGAACGGGGACCCTGCCAACCCGAGGAGTACTTCCAACCCGTGCCGGATCAGGTCAGGAG AACCGCAACCGGCAACCGTTGGGGTACGTGCAAGCGACCGCTGCATTGCCCGGAGGACATGCTCTACTGGCCGAGGGACAACAAGTGCTATGCGAGGCATGGAAAGGGTCCATGCAGCCGCGGAAAACTTCTCGTTCGCAACGAGGAGGGACTGGCCGAGTGCCGCTGCGAGGATGTTGGCGAGTTGGCCTCGTTCTACTATCCGGCGGAGGAGTCTTGCTATGAACACTACACCAAAGGACCCTGCTCGACGCCGGGTCACATCTTCTTGCCCGGCGGGCGATGCGACTGCCAGCGGCACTTGCCGCACTATCATGCTCCGCATCAAATGTGCTATGAGCTGG ACACCCCTGGTCCCTGCCCACCTGGTCACATCTTCCGCATACCCGACGAGGTCCAGGAGACAACGGGCACCACCCTGCAGCTTTTGCCGCGTGCCCAGTGCCAGTGCAAGGAGGGCTATGTGCCCTGGAGCGATGGCATCTGCTATCGCCTGTACACAAGGGGTCCCTGTGGGCCCAATGAGTTCCTGGTCAACGGAACCAGCTGTGTGCGCAACTTCTGTGGCAAGAATCGCCTGTACTTCCCAGCGGAAGATTCTTGCTACAGGATTGGATCTCAAGGCCCATGTGCCCTACATCAGGTGGTGATCTTCGACTTCACCGCCAGGCCATCCATCGATGGCATCTCCTACAATGGAATGTGCGGTTGTTCCGGTGTCCTCACTAATCTGGATCAGCAGTGCACGGGAGATGGTGCGGATAAGGAACAGAATATATGCGAGTCCACGCCCGGAATGGTGGAGATCAATGGGCAGTGCCACAAGCTGTATAGCCGAGGACCCTGCGGCGCGGGTCAGTGGTTAGAGCCACTGAAATCCCAAGCCACGAATGGCACCTCGATTTTGGTCCACGCCAGTCGAGCAAAGTGCGTCTGCCGGCCGGGTTACACGCCCTCGGAGTCGGATCAACGCGGCATGAGCAACTGCAGCGCTCCGAGTGTCAGCCTGGCGAG GTGGTTTTTAGAAATATTCGGTTAA
- the LOC6605745 gene encoding E3 ubiquitin-protein ligase RNF185 — MSAEITFDMDTKDESFYECNICLDTAQNAVVSMCGHLFCWSCLHQWILTQPDHTVCPVCKSGVDRSKVIPVYGRNDKRPEDPRNKTPPRPTGVWSDYKNDVECGLFLYLIFCLFFPYGSLSFNLNIDEPLNPAPDHDIGDGQNALLLSKLFLYVTIMLIIYMILI; from the coding sequence ATGTCGGCTGAAATTACTTTCGATATGGACACCAAAGATGAATCGTTCTACGAGTGTAACATATGTCTAGACACCGCCCAGAATGCCGTGGTCAGCATGTGTGGTCATTTGTTTTGCTGGTCATGTCTGCACCAGTGGATATTGACGCAACCCGATCACACAGTGTGTCCCGTGTGCAAGTCGGGCGTGGATAGGAGCAAAGTAATACCGGTGTACGGACGAAATGATAAAAGGCCGGAGGATCCGCGGAATAAAACTCCGCCGCGTCCAACTGGCGTTTGGTCGGATTACAAAAATGATGTGGAATGTGGActatttttgtatttgattttttgtttattcttTCCCTATGGGTCCCTATCATTTAATCTGAATATTGACGAGCCACTCAATCCTGCTCCTGATCACGACATAGGGGATGGTCAGAACGCACTACTTCTTTCTAAGTTGTTTCTCTACGTGACCATTATGCTCATCATTTATATGATTTTAATTTAG
- the LOC6605744 gene encoding uncharacterized protein LOC6605744 isoform X1, protein MQNEQGNQISESKRFTMRRRKVLICWAALQAGSSILTCLLLLLTTGQNPQQVAAGIVPPPWSDPAQNPCASMSGGWQLLYWAPLKKCFKIFTLGYPCPATMELSPTAVSAKRKDAPAAECRCPPGTALSPLHENVCYKLYERGPCQPEEYFQPVPDQVRRTATGNRWGTCKRPLHCPEDMLYWPRDNKCYARHGKGPCSRGKLLVRNEEGLAECRCEDVGELASFYYPAEESCYEHYTKGPCSTPGHIFLPGGRCDCQRHLPHYHAPHQMCYELDTPGPCPPGHIFRIPDEVQETTGTTLQLLPRAQCQCKEGYVPWSDGICYRLYTRGPCGPNEFLVNGTSCVRNFCGKNRLYFPAEDSCYRIGSQGPCALHQVVIFDFTARPSIDGISYNGMCGCSGVLTNLDQQCTGDGADKEQNICESTPGMVEINGQCHKLYSRGPCGAGQWLEPLKSQATNGTSILVHASRAKCVCRPGYTPSESDQRGMSNCSAPSVSLARYLTNERLNSKFLNDLHLGGTT, encoded by the exons ATGCAAAACGAACAAGGAAACCAGATCAGCGAATCCAAAAG ATTCACCATGAGGCGTCGCAAAGTGCTCATCTGCTGGGCTGCTCTGCAGGCGGGCAGCTCCATTCTCACCTGCCTGCTTCTCCTACTGACCACCGGCCAGAATCCGCAGCAGGTGGCGGCCGGAATAGTGCCGCCTCCGTGGAGTGATCCCGCACAGAATCCGTGCGCCAGCATGTCCGGTGGCTGGCAGTTGCTGTACTGGGCACCTCTGAAGAAGTGCTTCAAGATCTTCACCCTCGGCTATCCATGTCCGGCAACCATGGAGCTCAGTCCCACCGCAGTCAGTGCCAAGCGGAAGGATGCACCTGCAGCCGAGTGCCGCTGCCCTCCGGGAACTGCACTTAGTCCGCTTCACGAGAATGTGTGCTACAAGCTATACGAACGGGGACCCTGCCAACCCGAGGAGTACTTCCAACCCGTGCCGGATCAGGTCAGGAG AACCGCAACCGGCAACCGTTGGGGTACGTGCAAGCGACCGCTGCATTGCCCGGAGGACATGCTCTACTGGCCGAGGGACAACAAGTGCTATGCGAGGCATGGAAAGGGTCCATGCAGCCGCGGAAAACTTCTCGTTCGCAACGAGGAGGGACTGGCCGAGTGCCGCTGCGAGGATGTTGGCGAGTTGGCCTCGTTCTACTATCCGGCGGAGGAGTCTTGCTATGAACACTACACCAAAGGACCCTGCTCGACGCCGGGTCACATCTTCTTGCCCGGCGGGCGATGCGACTGCCAGCGGCACTTGCCGCACTATCATGCTCCGCATCAAATGTGCTATGAGCTGG ACACCCCTGGTCCCTGCCCACCTGGTCACATCTTCCGCATACCCGACGAGGTCCAGGAGACAACGGGCACCACCCTGCAGCTTTTGCCGCGTGCCCAGTGCCAGTGCAAGGAGGGCTATGTGCCCTGGAGCGATGGCATCTGCTATCGCCTGTACACAAGGGGTCCCTGTGGGCCCAATGAGTTCCTGGTCAACGGAACCAGCTGTGTGCGCAACTTCTGTGGCAAGAATCGCCTGTACTTCCCAGCGGAAGATTCTTGCTACAGGATTGGATCTCAAGGCCCATGTGCCCTACATCAGGTGGTGATCTTCGACTTCACCGCCAGGCCATCCATCGATGGCATCTCCTACAATGGAATGTGCGGTTGTTCCGGTGTCCTCACTAATCTGGATCAGCAGTGCACGGGAGATGGTGCGGATAAGGAACAGAATATATGCGAGTCCACGCCCGGAATGGTGGAGATCAATGGGCAGTGCCACAAGCTGTATAGCCGAGGACCCTGCGGCGCGGGTCAGTGGTTAGAGCCACTGAAATCCCAAGCCACGAATGGCACCTCGATTTTGGTCCACGCCAGTCGAGCAAAGTGCGTCTGCCGGCCGGGTTACACGCCCTCGGAGTCGGATCAACGCGGCATGAGCAACTGCAGCGCTCCGAGTGTCAGCCTGGCGAGGTATTTAACCAACGAGCGACTCAACTCGAAGTTTCTCAATGATCTGCACCTTGGTGGGACCACCTAA